From the genome of Acropora palmata chromosome 4, jaAcrPala1.3, whole genome shotgun sequence, one region includes:
- the LOC141880068 gene encoding uncharacterized protein LOC141880068 isoform X1 → MEILILYVALVRCCLSEGHSSGEAEYPEIFVSIAGSDSARCGHQSNPCKSIAQAVHRVKGNNGHIYLNGTGTEREPFNCSSGTQHGIEVQKNVSIEGITLTPTVHISCFGGFLFRRTTERELSISLSDIVFQQTALTFEGCIFVQLSRCSFRNASTAVYMRNISNTKLNIQSSSFLDNGVSCVRIFLTSKTHRPFLRVNISGTTFQRNGCIGNHSMKVGAVTIESAVNAISRDALVEIICSEANYTRNCGHFVRIKLPNVTVKGVYVDVMLARNEVGRHQKRSLIVESLFRSKARKCYAKFTNVSCKSNRLLRCIEIECDESDIEIQNSSFYDQHIPHGRGAALSLEATSHAVLNVFDSQLKNNKAKAGGALYLHSKKGTIELLLSRVNFTECAAEKYGCTMLIGSPKSPRITKKTATFKLIANFNDIHVNNCSAIKVPKRRRTCNVFHFLVFSGNFTISDSSWTNNRNGTDAIFVMGNTGGKTDIAITKCFFVNNSARINWSVIFAALNTHAGSVLIENTTFSNQHKNIGDEENHALLITPEFRMKLCNVVISSRNATGLGIFRFAKTEPKDNKVNIDISNCAFLNSAQDIVVNLINAIDIKFTVINSIFSTKNAGPKDVGISFTEKNVTIINTTSTSIRLENVTFLSRPCNVFGQFSPGQKTIQIRNSTFKDAVCFHGQFSRIDYFAGAGSVAIRSPPDGLDKSGCIPQNTNKSVHPLWNYKSTLIFEDSTFEGNAGLSAGAVTLTNGNATFNRCIFKNNFAIESSGHVYATYGTGRIHFKDCFFLRTIKSTAANGVLFKRSAFFNSESWGPLVIENTSIVSNLTRRNRSPMVVISNGGYVHIDNQSIMSCGAGSKVLLGNTTHFQYGYNETGGSSCKINVTVLRYSCSSCSPGFYSLQRGVMRGLNSRLFVLCLPCPLGATCVEKNVVARPNFWGYPNSNNSHVLTFYPCPEGYCQTPPSRSDARQYNHCVGKRSGFLCGKCAPEHSETLFSTKCRKKNQCNNHMFWVITILYTTAMAVYLFMKPPILNFLWKKIFWFRKREGYTAIGELDATMDENSESDGYLKIVFYFYQAAELLMVGSAEHLFRHKVPFVQSIIEVFNFQIRALQKPIGCPFAGLTAVTKEVLLSGTIFLILAELVTIYCIHFAFNKIRRKEGPSVIHFIAVIVELLLLGYERLAESSLNLMHCFPVGKERRLFIDAEIVCWQWWQYLLLTYITVFVVPFILVLYFGSSKLYDASISAKEFLGACILPLPFLMYWLCKNAFLTRRNTSRVTQNNKDLLEVLHGPFRQPKYNDNGTLYWESVLICRRLVLLCCHAFITNSMFRLICMSGACIVIMLHHVIKSPFRKSIANRCETASLLILTMMAVINLSKATLMSFGITIDGPAKSYLEVLDWFQVCVLAFVPSMLAVFLVIAVLSQFCRLILFLPKAISRFAKQKESSVLLAFF, encoded by the exons ATGGAAATTTTAATACTTTACGTTGCTCTTGTCCGTTGCTGCTTATCAGAAGGCCACAGTTCAG GTGAAGCTGAATACCCAGAGATTTTTGTATCCATAGCTGGATCTGATTCTGCAAGGTGTGGTCACCAAAGCAATCCTTGTAAATCAATAGCACAAGCAGTTCATCGAGTTAAAGGAAATAATGGCCACATTTATCTCAACGGCACTGGCACAGAGCGTGAGCCATTCAATTGCAGCTCGGGGACGCAACATGGAATAGAAGTTCAGAAAAATGTCAGCATAGAGGGAATCACTTTAACACCAACCGTACATATCTCATGTTTTGGAGGATTTCTGTTCCGCCGGACCACTGAACGAGAATTATCTATTTCTCTTTCCGATATTGTTTTCCAGCAAACCGCACTGACGTTTGAAGGTTGCATTTTTGTGCAATTATCGAGGTGTTCCTTTCGAAATGCGTCAACGGCAGTTTACATGAGGAACATTTCAAACACCAAACTTAACATCCAAAGTTCGTCATTCCTTGACAACGGTGTGTCCTGTGTTCGAATCTTTCTAACATCAAAAACTCACAGACCATTTCTCAGAGTAAATATTTCTGGGACGACTTTCCAGAGAAACGGTTGTATTGGAAACCACTCTATGAAAGTTGGAGCAGTAACCATTGAATCAGCGGTGAACGCAATTTCACGTGATGCCCTGGTGGAAATTATATGCTCCGAAGCCAACTACACCAGAAACTGTGGTCATTTTGTTCGAATCAAGTTGCCGAATGTGACTGTAAAAGGGGTTTACGTAGACGTGATGCTTGCAAGAAATGAAGTTGGCCGGCACCAGAAGAGATCACTTATCGTGGAAAGTTTGTTTCGTTcgaaagcaagaaaatgctACGCAAAATTTACGAACGTAAGCTGCAAGAGCAACCGTTTATTGCGCTGCATAGAGATCGAATGCGATGAATCTGAcattgaaatccaaaattcTTCCTTTTATGATCAACACATTCCACATGGGAGAGGTGCAGCACTTTCATTAGAGGCAACATCGCACGCAGTATTGAATGTGTTTGACAGCcaattaaaaaacaacaaggcCAAAGCAGGTGGAGCCTTGTACCTACATAGCAAGAAAGGAACAATAGAACTCTTACTTTCACGAGTTAATTTCACAGAGTGCGCTGCAGAAAAGTATGGATGTACAATGTTGATCGGTTCTCCTAAAAGTCCTCGTATCACGAAAAAAACAGCGACATTTAAGTTAATTGCAAATTTCAATGACATTCATGTTAACAACTGCTCCGCGATTAAAGTACCCAAAAGACGGAGAACATGCAACGTATTCCATTTTCTGGTCTTTAGTGGAAACTTTACAATCAGCGATTCCTCCTGGACAAACAACAGGAATGGGACAGATGCGATATTTGTGATGGGAAATACTGGCGGTAAAACCGACATCGCCATTacaaagtgtttttttgtgaaCAATTCTGCACGTATAAATTGGTCAGTAATATTCGCGGCACTCAACACACACGCAGGCAGCGTGCTTATTGAGAACACAACATTCTCTAATCAACACAAAAACATTGGTGACGAAGAAAACCACGCATTGCTTATCACTCCAGAGTTCAGAATGAAATTGTGTAATGTGGTCATTAGCTCGCGTAATGCCACTGGGCTCGGAATATTCCGCTTTGCAAAAACGGAGCCTAAAGATAACAAGGTAAACATTGATATCAGCAACTGCGCGTTTCTTAACAGTGCGCAAGACATTGTGGTCAACCTGATTAACGCCATCGATATTAAATTTACCGTAATAAATTccattttttcaacaaaaaacgCTGGGCCAAAGGACGTTGGCATCTCCTTCacggaaaaaaatgtcaccaTAATAAACACAACGAGCACTTCAATAAGACTGGAGAACgtgacattcctttcacggccTTGCAACGTTTTCGGCCAGTTTAGCCCAGGACAAAAAACGATTCAAATACGAAACTCCACTTTCAAGGATGCCGTTTGTTTTCATGGACAGTTCTCGAGGATTGACTATTTTGCAGGAGCTGGCTCTGTGGCCATTCGATCGCCCCCGGATGGCCTTGACAAATCTGGATGTATTCCCCAGAACACAAACAAAAGTGTCCATCCTTTGTGGAATTACAAATCTACATTGATCTTCGAAGACAGTACGTTTGAAGGGAATGCAGGCCTCAGTGCGGGTGCCGTTACCTTGACTAACGGGAACGCTACTTTCAACAGGTGCATATTTAAGAATAATTTTGCCATCGAAAGCTCTGGACACGTTTACGCGACGTATGGGACGGGCCGAATCCACTTCAAAGATTGTTTTTTCTTGAGAACTATCAAGAGTACTGCAGCAAACGGAGTTCTTTTCAAGAGATCCGCGTTTTTCAATTCTGAAAGTTGGGGACCCTTGGTAATTGAAAACACCTCGATCGTTTCAAATTTGACCCGAAGAAATCGCTCTCCGATGGTGGTCATTTCAAACGGAGGTTACGTCCATATTGATAACCAGTCCATCATGAGCTGCGGCGCCGGAAGCAAGGTTCTCCTTGGAAATACAACGCACTTCCAATACGGATACAACGAGACTGGCGGTAGTTCATGTAAAATCAACGTGACTGTTCTTCGTTACTCTTGCAGTTCTTGTTCTCCCGGTTTCTATAGTTTACAAAGAGGGGTGATGCGCGGATTAAACTCTCGCTTATTTGTTCTTTGCCTTCCATGTCCCTTGGGGGCGACATGTGTTGAGAAAAATGTTGTGGCAAGACCTAATTTCTGGGGATATCCAAATTCGAACAACTCTCACGTGTTGACGTTTTATCCATGCCCAGAGGGTTATTGTCAAACCCCACCGAGCCGGTCGGATGCTCGACAATATAACCACTGTGTTGGAAAACGAAGCGGATTTCTGTGTGGAAAGTGCGCTCCAGAACACAGTGAGACACTCTTTTCCACTAAGTGCCGTAAGAAAAATCAATGTAACAATCACATGTTTTGGGTAATAACGATTCTCTACACGACTGCAATGGCGGTTTACCTTTTTATGAAGCCTCCAATATTAAACTTTCTTTGGAAAAAGATATTTTGGTTCAGGAAACGCGAGGGTTATACCGCCATTGGTGAATTGGACGCGACCATGGATGAAAACTCCGAGTCCGACGGATATCTTAAAATTGTCTTCTACTTTTACCAAGCCGCCGAACTGTTGATGGTAGGATCTGCAGAACATTTGTTTCGCCATAAGGTCCCATTTGTTCAGTCCATCATCGAAGTGTTTAATTTTCAGATCCGAGCTCTACAGAAACCTATAGGATGTCCGTTTGCCGGACTTACAGCTGTAACTAAGGAGGTGTTGCTATCGGGAACGATTTTCCTCATTCTGGCAGAACTAGTAACAATATACTGTATTCATTTTGCTTTCAACAAGATAAGGAGAAAGGAAGGGCCATCTGTTATCCATTTCATTGCTGTTATCGTCGAGTTACTTCTGTTGGGCTATGAGCGACTCGCGGAATCTTCCCTCAATCTTATGCACTGTTTTCCTGTAGGCAAAGAAAGGCGCCTGTTTATCGATGCAGAGATTGTTTGTTGGCAATGGTGGCAGTACCTTTTACTAACCTATATTACCGTGTTCGTTGTACCCTTCATCCTTGTATTATACTTTGGATCGTCAAAACTTTACGACGCCTCAATATCTGCCAAAGAGTTTCTGGGAGCGTGCATATTGCCATTGCCATTTCTGATGTACTGGTTATGTAAGAATGCCTTTTTGACAAGGAGGAACACTTCCCGAGTCACACAGAATAACAAGGACCTTTTAGAAGTGTTGCATGGCCCGTTTCGTCAGCCCAAATACAACGACAATGGAACGCTGTACTGGGAAAGCGTTTTGATTTGTCGACGATTGGTGCTACTCTGCTGTCACGCGTTCATCACAAATTCTATGTTTCGATTGATATGTATGTCTGGCGCTTGCATCGTCATAATGCTTCACCATGTCATAAAGAGCCCGTTTCGGAAATCCATCGCCAACAGATGTGAAACAGCTTCTCTACTGATCTTGACGATGATGGCAGTAATTAATCTCTCAAAAGCCACTCTGATGTCGTTTGGAATAACCATTGATGGCCCAGCCAAAAGTTACCTGGAAGTCCTCGATTGGTTCCAGGTGTGTGTCTTGGCTTTTGTTCCGTCTATGTTGGCCGTTTTCCTGGTTATCGCAGTTTTGTCTCAATTTTGCCGTTTAATTCTATTTCTTCCGAAAGCAATATCTCGATTCGCTAAGCAAAAGGAAAGCTCTGTTCTTCTTGcatttttctga
- the LOC141880068 gene encoding uncharacterized protein LOC141880068 isoform X3: MEILILYVALVRCCLSEGHSSGEAEYPEIFVSIAGSDSARCGHQSNPCKSIAQAVHRVKGNNGHIYLNGTGTEREPFNCSSGTQHGIEVQKNVSIEGITLTPTVHISCFGGFLFRRTTERELSISLSDIVFQQTALTFEGCIFVQLSRCSFRNASTAVYMRNISNTKLNIQSSSFLDNGVSCVRIFLTSKTHRPFLRVNISGTTFQRNGCIGNHSMKVGAVTIESAVNAISRDALVEIICSEANYTRNCGHFVRIKLPNVTVKGVYVDVMLARNEVGRHQKRSLIVESLFRSKARKCYAKFTNVSCKSNRLLRCIEIECDESDIEIQNSSFYDQHIPHGRGAALSLEATSHAVLNVFDSQLKNNKAKAGGALYLHSKKGTIELLLSRVNFTECAAEKYGCTMLIGSPKSPRITKKTATFKLIANFNDIHVNNCSAIKVPKRRRTCNVFHFLVFSGNFTISDSSWTNNRNGTDAIFVMGNTGGKTDIAITKCFFVNNSARINWSVIFAALNTHAGSVLIENTTFSNQHKNIGDEENHALLITPEFRMKLCNVVISSRNATGLGIFRFAKTEPKDNKVNIDISNCAFLNSAQDIVVNLINAIDIKFTVINSIFSTKNAGPKDVGISFTEKNVTIINTTSTSIRLENVTFLSRPCNVFGQFSPGQKTIQIRNSTFKDAVCFHGQFSRIDYFAGAGSVAIRSPPDGLDKSGCIPQNTNKSVHPLWNYKSTLIFEDSTFEGNAGLSAGAVTLTNGNATFNRCIFKNNFAIESSGHVYATYGTGRIHFKDCFFLRTIKSTAANGVLFKRSAFFNSESWGPLVIENTSIVSNLTRRNRSPMVVISNGGYVHIDNQSIMSCGAGSKVLLGNTTHFQYGYNETGGSSCKINVTVLRYSCSSCSPGFYSLQRGVMRGLNSRLFVLCLPCPLGATCVEKNVVARPNFWGYPNSNNSHVLTFYPCPEGYCQTPPSRSDARQYNHCVGKRSGFLCGKCAPEHSETLFSTKCRKKNQCNNHMFWVITILYTTAMAVYLFMKPPILNFLWKKIFWFRKREGYTAIGELDATMDENSESDGYLKIVFYFYQAAELLMVGSAEHLFRHKVPFVQSIIEVFNFQIRALQKPIGCPFAGLTAVTKEVLLSGTIFLILAELVTIYCIHFAFNKIRRKEGPSVIHFIAVIVELLLLGYERLAESSLNLMHCFPVGKERRLFIDAEIVCWQWWQYLLLTYITVFVVPFILVLYFGSSKLYDASISAKEFLGACILPLPFLMYWLCKNAFLTRRNTSRVTQNNKDLLEVLHGPFRQPKYNDNGTLYWESVLICRRLVLLCCHAFITNSMFRLICMSGACIVIMLHHVIKSPFRKSIANRCETASLLILTMMAVINLSKATLMSFGITIDGPAKSYLEVLDWFQRYLSVAI; the protein is encoded by the exons ATGGAAATTTTAATACTTTACGTTGCTCTTGTCCGTTGCTGCTTATCAGAAGGCCACAGTTCAG GTGAAGCTGAATACCCAGAGATTTTTGTATCCATAGCTGGATCTGATTCTGCAAGGTGTGGTCACCAAAGCAATCCTTGTAAATCAATAGCACAAGCAGTTCATCGAGTTAAAGGAAATAATGGCCACATTTATCTCAACGGCACTGGCACAGAGCGTGAGCCATTCAATTGCAGCTCGGGGACGCAACATGGAATAGAAGTTCAGAAAAATGTCAGCATAGAGGGAATCACTTTAACACCAACCGTACATATCTCATGTTTTGGAGGATTTCTGTTCCGCCGGACCACTGAACGAGAATTATCTATTTCTCTTTCCGATATTGTTTTCCAGCAAACCGCACTGACGTTTGAAGGTTGCATTTTTGTGCAATTATCGAGGTGTTCCTTTCGAAATGCGTCAACGGCAGTTTACATGAGGAACATTTCAAACACCAAACTTAACATCCAAAGTTCGTCATTCCTTGACAACGGTGTGTCCTGTGTTCGAATCTTTCTAACATCAAAAACTCACAGACCATTTCTCAGAGTAAATATTTCTGGGACGACTTTCCAGAGAAACGGTTGTATTGGAAACCACTCTATGAAAGTTGGAGCAGTAACCATTGAATCAGCGGTGAACGCAATTTCACGTGATGCCCTGGTGGAAATTATATGCTCCGAAGCCAACTACACCAGAAACTGTGGTCATTTTGTTCGAATCAAGTTGCCGAATGTGACTGTAAAAGGGGTTTACGTAGACGTGATGCTTGCAAGAAATGAAGTTGGCCGGCACCAGAAGAGATCACTTATCGTGGAAAGTTTGTTTCGTTcgaaagcaagaaaatgctACGCAAAATTTACGAACGTAAGCTGCAAGAGCAACCGTTTATTGCGCTGCATAGAGATCGAATGCGATGAATCTGAcattgaaatccaaaattcTTCCTTTTATGATCAACACATTCCACATGGGAGAGGTGCAGCACTTTCATTAGAGGCAACATCGCACGCAGTATTGAATGTGTTTGACAGCcaattaaaaaacaacaaggcCAAAGCAGGTGGAGCCTTGTACCTACATAGCAAGAAAGGAACAATAGAACTCTTACTTTCACGAGTTAATTTCACAGAGTGCGCTGCAGAAAAGTATGGATGTACAATGTTGATCGGTTCTCCTAAAAGTCCTCGTATCACGAAAAAAACAGCGACATTTAAGTTAATTGCAAATTTCAATGACATTCATGTTAACAACTGCTCCGCGATTAAAGTACCCAAAAGACGGAGAACATGCAACGTATTCCATTTTCTGGTCTTTAGTGGAAACTTTACAATCAGCGATTCCTCCTGGACAAACAACAGGAATGGGACAGATGCGATATTTGTGATGGGAAATACTGGCGGTAAAACCGACATCGCCATTacaaagtgtttttttgtgaaCAATTCTGCACGTATAAATTGGTCAGTAATATTCGCGGCACTCAACACACACGCAGGCAGCGTGCTTATTGAGAACACAACATTCTCTAATCAACACAAAAACATTGGTGACGAAGAAAACCACGCATTGCTTATCACTCCAGAGTTCAGAATGAAATTGTGTAATGTGGTCATTAGCTCGCGTAATGCCACTGGGCTCGGAATATTCCGCTTTGCAAAAACGGAGCCTAAAGATAACAAGGTAAACATTGATATCAGCAACTGCGCGTTTCTTAACAGTGCGCAAGACATTGTGGTCAACCTGATTAACGCCATCGATATTAAATTTACCGTAATAAATTccattttttcaacaaaaaacgCTGGGCCAAAGGACGTTGGCATCTCCTTCacggaaaaaaatgtcaccaTAATAAACACAACGAGCACTTCAATAAGACTGGAGAACgtgacattcctttcacggccTTGCAACGTTTTCGGCCAGTTTAGCCCAGGACAAAAAACGATTCAAATACGAAACTCCACTTTCAAGGATGCCGTTTGTTTTCATGGACAGTTCTCGAGGATTGACTATTTTGCAGGAGCTGGCTCTGTGGCCATTCGATCGCCCCCGGATGGCCTTGACAAATCTGGATGTATTCCCCAGAACACAAACAAAAGTGTCCATCCTTTGTGGAATTACAAATCTACATTGATCTTCGAAGACAGTACGTTTGAAGGGAATGCAGGCCTCAGTGCGGGTGCCGTTACCTTGACTAACGGGAACGCTACTTTCAACAGGTGCATATTTAAGAATAATTTTGCCATCGAAAGCTCTGGACACGTTTACGCGACGTATGGGACGGGCCGAATCCACTTCAAAGATTGTTTTTTCTTGAGAACTATCAAGAGTACTGCAGCAAACGGAGTTCTTTTCAAGAGATCCGCGTTTTTCAATTCTGAAAGTTGGGGACCCTTGGTAATTGAAAACACCTCGATCGTTTCAAATTTGACCCGAAGAAATCGCTCTCCGATGGTGGTCATTTCAAACGGAGGTTACGTCCATATTGATAACCAGTCCATCATGAGCTGCGGCGCCGGAAGCAAGGTTCTCCTTGGAAATACAACGCACTTCCAATACGGATACAACGAGACTGGCGGTAGTTCATGTAAAATCAACGTGACTGTTCTTCGTTACTCTTGCAGTTCTTGTTCTCCCGGTTTCTATAGTTTACAAAGAGGGGTGATGCGCGGATTAAACTCTCGCTTATTTGTTCTTTGCCTTCCATGTCCCTTGGGGGCGACATGTGTTGAGAAAAATGTTGTGGCAAGACCTAATTTCTGGGGATATCCAAATTCGAACAACTCTCACGTGTTGACGTTTTATCCATGCCCAGAGGGTTATTGTCAAACCCCACCGAGCCGGTCGGATGCTCGACAATATAACCACTGTGTTGGAAAACGAAGCGGATTTCTGTGTGGAAAGTGCGCTCCAGAACACAGTGAGACACTCTTTTCCACTAAGTGCCGTAAGAAAAATCAATGTAACAATCACATGTTTTGGGTAATAACGATTCTCTACACGACTGCAATGGCGGTTTACCTTTTTATGAAGCCTCCAATATTAAACTTTCTTTGGAAAAAGATATTTTGGTTCAGGAAACGCGAGGGTTATACCGCCATTGGTGAATTGGACGCGACCATGGATGAAAACTCCGAGTCCGACGGATATCTTAAAATTGTCTTCTACTTTTACCAAGCCGCCGAACTGTTGATGGTAGGATCTGCAGAACATTTGTTTCGCCATAAGGTCCCATTTGTTCAGTCCATCATCGAAGTGTTTAATTTTCAGATCCGAGCTCTACAGAAACCTATAGGATGTCCGTTTGCCGGACTTACAGCTGTAACTAAGGAGGTGTTGCTATCGGGAACGATTTTCCTCATTCTGGCAGAACTAGTAACAATATACTGTATTCATTTTGCTTTCAACAAGATAAGGAGAAAGGAAGGGCCATCTGTTATCCATTTCATTGCTGTTATCGTCGAGTTACTTCTGTTGGGCTATGAGCGACTCGCGGAATCTTCCCTCAATCTTATGCACTGTTTTCCTGTAGGCAAAGAAAGGCGCCTGTTTATCGATGCAGAGATTGTTTGTTGGCAATGGTGGCAGTACCTTTTACTAACCTATATTACCGTGTTCGTTGTACCCTTCATCCTTGTATTATACTTTGGATCGTCAAAACTTTACGACGCCTCAATATCTGCCAAAGAGTTTCTGGGAGCGTGCATATTGCCATTGCCATTTCTGATGTACTGGTTATGTAAGAATGCCTTTTTGACAAGGAGGAACACTTCCCGAGTCACACAGAATAACAAGGACCTTTTAGAAGTGTTGCATGGCCCGTTTCGTCAGCCCAAATACAACGACAATGGAACGCTGTACTGGGAAAGCGTTTTGATTTGTCGACGATTGGTGCTACTCTGCTGTCACGCGTTCATCACAAATTCTATGTTTCGATTGATATGTATGTCTGGCGCTTGCATCGTCATAATGCTTCACCATGTCATAAAGAGCCCGTTTCGGAAATCCATCGCCAACAGATGTGAAACAGCTTCTCTACTGATCTTGACGATGATGGCAGTAATTAATCTCTCAAAAGCCACTCTGATGTCGTTTGGAATAACCATTGATGGCCCAGCCAAAAGTTACCTGGAAGTCCTCGATTGGTTCCAG AGATACCTCTCCGTCGCAATTTGA